The following coding sequences lie in one Acidobacteriota bacterium genomic window:
- a CDS encoding PQQ-binding-like beta-propeller repeat protein, with translation MLFQLRAARSVPACTAALLWLVIGAPHADAQSTSDFVPVTDAMLQDPAPGDWLMWRRTLDGWGYSPLEQIDRANVGELRMVWSRGMGPGSQQATPLAYGGVLYVPNPRDVIQAIEAATGDLLWEYRRDLPDDTATRGLATTNRNLAIYEDRIIDTSADGYVFALDAETGRQVWETRILDYETHPALQSSGPIIADGKVISGRSCSTRGGPDACVIVAHDATSGEELWRRRTIPAPGEPGDETWGDVPFEERKHVGAWMVPSYDPELNLVYIGTSVTSPAPKFMLGGADLAHLYHNSTLALDADTGEIVWHYQHLNDHWDLDHPFERILVDTAVAPDPAAVSWINPRLTPGETRRVLTGIPGKTGLVYTLDRETGEFLWATPTVTQNVISDIDGATGAVTENGEVVFSALGQEVLACPTLIGGKDWESVYRSAEAPMTPVFNGVFDDLNTSETGRNGLFSPRMAGSPAGSPGRDPRRRRSTPS, from the coding sequence ATGCTGTTCCAGCTTCGTGCCGCACGATCCGTTCCGGCCTGCACCGCCGCCCTCCTGTGGCTGGTGATCGGCGCACCGCACGCCGACGCGCAGAGCACCTCGGATTTCGTCCCCGTCACCGACGCGATGCTCCAGGATCCTGCGCCTGGCGACTGGCTGATGTGGCGGCGGACGCTGGACGGCTGGGGCTACAGCCCGCTGGAGCAAATCGATCGCGCGAACGTCGGCGAGCTGCGCATGGTCTGGTCGCGCGGCATGGGCCCCGGCAGCCAGCAGGCGACGCCGCTGGCTTACGGCGGCGTGCTGTACGTGCCGAACCCGCGCGACGTCATCCAGGCGATCGAGGCGGCGACCGGCGACCTGCTCTGGGAGTACCGCCGCGACCTGCCGGACGACACCGCCACCCGGGGGCTGGCCACCACGAACCGCAACCTCGCCATCTACGAGGATCGCATCATCGACACCAGCGCCGACGGCTACGTCTTCGCCCTCGACGCCGAGACCGGCCGGCAGGTCTGGGAGACGCGGATTCTCGACTACGAGACGCATCCCGCGCTGCAGAGCTCCGGGCCCATCATCGCCGACGGCAAGGTGATCTCCGGCCGGAGCTGCTCGACGCGCGGCGGACCGGACGCCTGCGTCATCGTTGCCCACGACGCGACCAGCGGCGAGGAGCTGTGGCGGCGGCGGACGATTCCGGCGCCGGGCGAGCCGGGCGACGAGACCTGGGGCGACGTGCCGTTCGAGGAGCGCAAGCACGTCGGCGCCTGGATGGTCCCCAGCTACGATCCCGAGCTGAACCTGGTCTACATCGGCACGTCGGTCACCTCGCCGGCGCCGAAGTTCATGCTCGGCGGCGCCGACCTGGCCCACCTCTACCACAACTCGACCCTCGCGCTCGACGCCGATACCGGCGAGATCGTCTGGCATTACCAGCACCTGAACGATCACTGGGATCTGGACCATCCTTTCGAGCGCATCCTGGTCGACACCGCGGTGGCGCCGGATCCGGCGGCGGTGAGCTGGATCAACCCGCGACTCACGCCCGGCGAGACGCGCCGTGTGCTGACGGGCATTCCCGGCAAGACCGGCCTGGTCTACACTCTCGACCGCGAGACCGGCGAGTTCCTCTGGGCGACCCCGACCGTCACGCAGAACGTCATCAGCGACATCGACGGCGCCACCGGGGCGGTGACCGAGAACGGCGAGGTGGTCTTCAGCGCCCTGGGCCAGGAGGTGCTGGCCTGCCCCACCCTGATCGGCGGCAAGGACTGGGAGTCCGTATACAGATCCGCGGAGGCCCCAATGACTCCCGTGTTCAATGGGGTGTTCGACGATCTGAACACGTCAGAAACCGGCAGAAACGGACTCTTCTCGCCACGAATGGCTGGCAGTCCTGCTGGCAGTCCGGGCCGGGATCCGCGGCGACGGCGATCCACGCCCTCGTAG
- a CDS encoding amidase yields the protein MNEHKLAVNRRRFITGLSAAGIGSTLLPGALAAVAQDADEVTVEMLAAAQRIAGLKFTDEELERIAAGLNRPGGRPDVGTLRAANLGNAVQPALVFNPVPPGMTLPSERRPMRRADIAVTMPATDEELAFLPVTHLAKLVETRQVKPSELTELYLARLRRHDPALHCVVSYTDEIARRQARRADEEIAAGIYRGPLHGIPWGAKDLLAVRGTRTTWGASPYRRQAIDTDATVYTRLTEAGAVLVAKLSMGALASGDRWFGGRTRNPWNTEQGASGSSAGSGAATAAGLVGFAIGTETRGSIISPSTRNGVTGLRPTFGRVSRYGAMALAWTLDKIGPMCRSAEDCALVFDAIQGPDGRDNTLLDVPFNWDAEADLAGLRVGYLRSSFDEDTVEENPQDPERATRERQAMANNRAALDTLRGLGVTLAPFDLPDVPGGALGFIVSTEAAAGFDVPTVNGELDSMREAPEESRWPDRFAAARFVPAIDYLQANRLRMQIIEQVHEALGDLDLFVGSNLGLTNFTGHPEISMPSGFVEGSPTSLRFTGKLFGEAEMLRLAHAWQSATDYHLQHPPLG from the coding sequence ATGAATGAACACAAGCTCGCGGTGAACCGGCGGCGTTTCATCACCGGCCTGTCGGCGGCGGGGATCGGCTCGACGTTGCTGCCCGGCGCGCTGGCGGCGGTGGCGCAGGATGCGGACGAGGTGACGGTCGAGATGCTGGCGGCCGCGCAGCGCATCGCCGGGCTGAAGTTCACCGACGAGGAGCTCGAGCGCATCGCCGCGGGGCTGAACCGGCCGGGCGGCAGGCCCGACGTCGGGACCCTGCGCGCCGCCAACCTGGGGAACGCGGTGCAGCCGGCCCTCGTGTTCAACCCGGTTCCGCCGGGGATGACGCTGCCGAGCGAGCGGCGTCCGATGCGGCGCGCCGACATCGCGGTGACCATGCCGGCCACCGACGAGGAGCTGGCGTTCCTGCCGGTCACGCACCTGGCGAAGCTCGTCGAGACCCGCCAGGTGAAGCCGTCGGAGCTGACCGAGCTGTACCTGGCCCGGTTGCGGCGGCACGACCCGGCGCTGCACTGCGTCGTCAGCTACACGGACGAGATTGCCCGGCGCCAGGCGCGGCGGGCCGACGAGGAGATCGCGGCGGGCATCTACCGCGGGCCCCTGCACGGGATCCCCTGGGGCGCCAAGGACCTGCTCGCAGTGCGCGGCACGCGCACGACGTGGGGCGCCTCGCCCTACCGCCGGCAGGCCATCGACACCGACGCCACCGTGTACACGCGACTGACCGAGGCGGGCGCCGTTCTCGTCGCCAAGCTGTCGATGGGTGCACTGGCCTCCGGCGATCGCTGGTTCGGGGGCCGGACGCGGAACCCGTGGAATACGGAGCAGGGGGCGAGCGGATCGTCGGCCGGCTCGGGGGCGGCGACCGCGGCGGGGCTGGTCGGGTTCGCCATCGGGACCGAGACGCGCGGCTCGATCATCTCGCCGTCGACGCGCAACGGCGTTACCGGCCTGCGCCCGACGTTCGGGCGGGTGAGCCGCTACGGCGCGATGGCGCTGGCCTGGACCCTGGACAAGATCGGCCCGATGTGCCGCTCCGCCGAGGACTGCGCGCTGGTTTTCGACGCCATCCAGGGGCCGGACGGACGCGACAACACCCTGCTCGACGTTCCCTTCAACTGGGACGCCGAGGCCGACCTCGCCGGCCTGCGGGTGGGCTACCTGCGGTCGAGCTTCGACGAGGACACCGTCGAGGAGAACCCGCAGGACCCCGAGCGCGCGACCCGGGAGCGGCAGGCGATGGCGAACAACCGGGCCGCCCTCGACACGTTGCGCGGCCTGGGGGTGACCCTAGCGCCGTTCGACCTGCCGGACGTGCCGGGCGGCGCCCTCGGCTTCATCGTGAGCACCGAGGCCGCGGCCGGGTTCGATGTACCCACGGTCAACGGCGAGCTCGACAGCATGCGCGAGGCGCCGGAAGAGAGCCGCTGGCCCGACCGCTTCGCCGCCGCCCGCTTCGTCCCGGCGATCGACTACCTGCAAGCCAACCGGTTGCGGATGCAGATCATCGAGCAGGTCCACGAGGCGCTCGGCGATCTGGACCTGTTCGTCGGCAGCAACCTCGGGCTGACCAACTTCACGGGTCACCCGGAGATCAGCATGCCGAGCGGGTTCGTCGAGGGATCGCCGACCAGCCTGCGCTTCACCGGCAAGCTCTTCGGCGAGGCGGAGATGCTGCGGCTCGCGCACGCCTGGCAATCGGCGACCGACTACCACCTGCAGCATCCGCCGCTCGGGTGA
- a CDS encoding nucleoside deaminase, with amino-acid sequence MQQEFMRRAIELSRLGMRAGKGGPFGAVIVRGDEIIAEGHNEVFLRNDPTAHAEVVAIRRAAARLNHFRLVGCEIYTSCEPCPMCLAAIHWARIQRIHFANTADDARRMGFDDRDLYLEMKLPRAERQIPSRQLQRDAAFAVFREWQEKADRIDY; translated from the coding sequence ATGCAGCAGGAGTTCATGCGAAGGGCCATCGAGCTCTCGCGCCTCGGGATGCGGGCCGGCAAGGGCGGTCCGTTCGGCGCGGTCATCGTCCGGGGCGACGAGATCATCGCGGAGGGCCACAACGAAGTGTTCCTGCGCAACGATCCGACGGCCCACGCGGAGGTGGTGGCCATCCGGAGAGCGGCCGCCAGGCTGAACCACTTTCGTCTGGTGGGGTGCGAAATCTACACCAGTTGCGAGCCCTGCCCCATGTGCCTCGCCGCCATCCACTGGGCCCGGATCCAGAGGATCCACTTCGCCAACACCGCCGACGACGCCAGGCGCATGGGCTTCGACGACCGGGACCTCTATCTGGAAATGAAGCTGCCCCGAGCCGAGCGGCAGATCCCGTCGCGGCAATTGCAGCGGGACGCGGCGTTCGCGGTATTCAGGGAGTGGCAGGAGAAGGCCGACCGCATCGATTACTGA
- a CDS encoding alpha/beta hydrolase produces the protein MMIGLGAPVAANAQTDDAAAAFVRVATSYSLTPNITYQRAGGQDLTLDVYRSRTASEPAPTLIYIHGGGWTNGSRQSSALTVLPWLEMGWNVVNVSYRLAGTAHAPAAVEDCRCALRWVYRNAEQYNFDLDRIVVTGNSAGGHLSLTTGMLPASAGLDRQCPGDRNRMWPIGPRSTAPLKVAAIINWYGITDVYDLAHRTPGTSGNFTEAWLGSRSDRDDVARRVSPTNYVNGDTPPILTIHGDADSIVPYDHATRLHELLDEWGVPNQLITIEGGGHGGFSPVENQQIYAAIRAFLGEHGLGAAPSND, from the coding sequence ATGATGATCGGACTCGGCGCACCCGTGGCGGCGAACGCGCAAACCGACGACGCGGCGGCGGCGTTCGTGCGGGTGGCTACCAGCTACAGCCTGACCCCGAACATCACCTACCAGCGCGCCGGCGGACAGGACCTGACGCTCGACGTCTACCGGTCCCGCACGGCGTCCGAACCGGCCCCGACGCTCATCTACATCCACGGCGGCGGCTGGACCAACGGCAGCCGGCAGTCCTCCGCGCTGACCGTTCTCCCCTGGCTGGAGATGGGCTGGAACGTGGTCAACGTCTCCTATCGGCTCGCGGGCACGGCGCACGCCCCCGCCGCGGTCGAGGACTGCCGCTGCGCGCTGCGCTGGGTCTACCGCAACGCCGAGCAGTACAACTTCGATCTCGATCGCATCGTGGTGACCGGCAACTCCGCCGGCGGCCACCTGTCGCTCACGACCGGCATGCTGCCGGCGTCGGCCGGCCTGGACCGCCAGTGCCCCGGCGACCGGAACCGCATGTGGCCGATCGGCCCTCGGTCGACCGCCCCGCTCAAGGTCGCCGCCATCATCAACTGGTACGGCATCACCGACGTCTACGACCTGGCCCACCGGACGCCGGGAACCTCCGGTAACTTCACCGAGGCCTGGTTGGGAAGCCGCAGCGACCGCGACGACGTCGCGCGCCGCGTCTCCCCGACCAACTACGTGAACGGCGACACGCCGCCGATCCTGACCATTCACGGCGACGCCGATTCCATCGTGCCCTACGACCACGCGACGCGCCTGCACGAGTTGCTCGACGAATGGGGCGTGCCGAACCAGCTCATCACCATCGAGGGCGGCGGACACGGCGGATTCAGCCCCGTGGAGAACCAGCAGATCTACGCGGCGATCCGCGCGTTTCTCGGCGAGCACGGGCTGGGAGCGGCGCCGTCGAACGACTGA
- a CDS encoding exo-alpha-sialidase has protein sequence MTSPAPYARLPRRLLVRTDRRIRRRLSLGTGVLRLFLGVLLIGLPCCSEGQPGAETPASPETRVVWRAGAGGYHTYRIPVALATAGGALLAFAEGRRTGRGDAGDIDLLVKRSTDGGRTWGDALVVCDDGPHTCGNPAPVVDRRTGVIHLLMTRNLGTDRERAIMAGTSEDVRRVYHAQSTDDGRTWTAPRDISATTRAPDWRWYATGPVHGIQLTRGPHAGRLVVPANHSVSGPEEEGPERYRSHVLVSDDRGRTWRSGGIHEPYTNESTVVELSDGSLLQNMRSYHGQNRRAVASSRDGGQTWSPVRLDATLIEPVCQASLLRYGWPDMQYPRGILLFSNPAGTTRERMTVRASFDDGATWPVEKLIDEGSAAYSSLVRLSDGRVGLLYERADYREIVFSAFTLDWLLEE, from the coding sequence ATGACGAGCCCTGCCCCGTATGCGCGGCTTCCACGCCGCCTCCTGGTCCGGACCGACCGCCGAATCCGACGGCGTCTCTCCCTCGGCACGGGTGTTCTGCGCCTCTTCCTCGGCGTACTCCTGATCGGACTCCCCTGTTGCAGTGAGGGGCAGCCGGGGGCCGAGACCCCTGCCTCGCCGGAGACGCGGGTCGTCTGGCGGGCCGGCGCCGGCGGCTATCACACGTACCGCATCCCCGTGGCCCTGGCCACCGCCGGCGGCGCGCTGCTGGCGTTCGCCGAAGGGCGCAGGACGGGACGCGGCGATGCGGGCGACATCGATCTGCTCGTCAAGCGGTCCACCGACGGCGGCCGGACCTGGGGTGACGCGCTCGTCGTCTGCGACGACGGCCCGCATACCTGCGGCAACCCGGCTCCGGTGGTCGACCGGCGAACCGGCGTCATCCACCTCCTGATGACCCGTAACCTGGGCACCGACCGCGAGCGGGCGATCATGGCCGGGACGAGCGAGGACGTACGGCGCGTGTACCACGCGCAATCGACCGACGACGGCCGCACCTGGACCGCGCCGCGCGACATCAGCGCGACCACCCGCGCCCCCGATTGGCGCTGGTATGCGACCGGTCCGGTGCACGGCATCCAGTTGACTCGCGGTCCGCACGCGGGGCGGCTCGTCGTGCCCGCCAACCACTCCGTGTCCGGCCCCGAGGAGGAAGGTCCGGAACGGTACCGGAGCCACGTCCTCGTGAGCGACGACCGCGGCCGCACGTGGCGCAGCGGCGGAATCCACGAGCCGTACACGAACGAATCGACCGTTGTAGAGCTGTCGGACGGCTCGCTGCTCCAGAACATGCGTTCCTATCACGGCCAGAATCGGCGCGCCGTCGCCAGCAGCCGGGACGGCGGTCAGACGTGGTCGCCGGTCCGGCTCGACGCGACCCTGATCGAGCCGGTCTGCCAGGCCAGCCTGCTGCGGTACGGGTGGCCCGACATGCAGTACCCGCGGGGCATCCTGCTCTTCTCCAACCCCGCCGGCACGACGCGCGAGCGGATGACGGTGCGGGCCAGCTTCGACGACGGCGCAACCTGGCCGGTCGAGAAGCTGATCGATGAGGGTTCGGCGGCCTACTCGTCGCTGGTGCGTCTGTCCGACGGCCGCGTAGGACTGCTGTACGAGCGCGCCGACTACCGGGAGATCGTCTTCTCCGCGTTCACGCTCGACTGGCTGCTGGAGGAATGA
- a CDS encoding phosphopyruvate hydratase yields MTRTRSTIEQVSARRVWDSRGRPTVEAEVRLAGGVAGRAIAPAGASTGSGEAVDLRDGGTRLGGYDVTSAVRNVREEIALAMRGRDVTDQAGLDRALVDLDGTGNRSRLGGNALIAVSLAALHAAAGATGLPLWRYLLGDGTALLPLPEIQIFGGGAHAGRRVDIQDFMVMPVGASTFAQALEWTAEVYRAAGARMAQAGRLQGVADEGGYWPAFHTNEEALEFLVRAIEDAGRKPGDDLAISLDVAASEFHEDGRYRLGRDGRAVDRDALIALLIDWVDRYPIVSIEDPLAEDDIDGMRRFTAAVGDRVQIVGDDYLVTNARRVEQAARDQACNALLVKSNQAGTVTETRAALDAARAAGFATIASARSGETEDVTIAHLAVGWSAGQLKVGSFARSERMAKWNEVLRIEEALGDTAAFAGGGALAHHRSR; encoded by the coding sequence ATGACGCGCACACGGTCCACGATCGAACAGGTGTCGGCCCGCCGGGTATGGGACTCTCGCGGGCGTCCGACCGTCGAGGCCGAGGTCCGTCTCGCCGGCGGCGTCGCCGGGCGCGCCATCGCACCGGCCGGGGCCTCGACGGGCAGTGGCGAGGCGGTCGACCTGCGGGACGGGGGGACCCGCCTGGGCGGGTACGACGTGACGTCCGCGGTGCGCAACGTCCGCGAGGAGATCGCGCTGGCGATGCGCGGGCGCGACGTGACGGATCAGGCTGGACTCGACCGGGCGCTGGTCGATCTCGACGGCACCGGCAACAGGAGCCGGCTCGGCGGCAACGCGCTGATCGCGGTCTCGCTGGCGGCGCTGCACGCGGCCGCGGGCGCCACGGGGCTGCCGCTGTGGCGCTACCTCCTCGGCGACGGCACGGCCCTGCTTCCGTTGCCCGAGATCCAGATCTTCGGGGGCGGCGCCCACGCCGGACGGCGGGTCGACATCCAGGACTTCATGGTGATGCCGGTCGGGGCATCGACCTTCGCGCAGGCGCTCGAGTGGACGGCCGAAGTGTATCGCGCCGCCGGAGCCCGGATGGCGCAGGCCGGCCGGCTGCAGGGCGTCGCCGACGAAGGGGGCTACTGGCCGGCGTTCCACACGAACGAGGAAGCCCTGGAGTTCCTGGTCCGGGCCATCGAGGACGCCGGGCGCAAGCCCGGCGACGATCTCGCCATCTCGCTGGACGTCGCCGCGTCGGAGTTCCACGAAGACGGACGGTACCGGCTCGGCCGCGACGGGCGCGCCGTCGATCGCGATGCGCTCATCGCGCTGTTGATCGACTGGGTCGACCGGTATCCCATCGTGTCGATCGAAGATCCGCTGGCCGAGGACGATATCGACGGCATGCGGCGCTTCACGGCAGCGGTCGGCGACCGCGTGCAGATCGTCGGCGACGATTACCTCGTCACCAACGCCCGGCGCGTCGAGCAGGCGGCGCGGGACCAGGCCTGCAATGCCCTGCTCGTCAAGTCGAACCAGGCCGGCACTGTGACCGAGACGCGAGCGGCGCTCGATGCTGCCCGCGCGGCCGGCTTCGCCACCATCGCGTCGGCGCGCTCCGGCGAAACGGAGGACGTGACCATCGCCCATCTCGCCGTCGGCTGGTCCGCCGGCCAGCTCAAGGTGGGCTCGTTCGCACGGTCCGAGCGGATGGCGAAGTGGAACGAGGTGTTGCGGATCGAGGAGGCGCTGGGAGACACGGCCGCCTTTGCCGGCGGCGGCGCGCTCGCGCACCATCGCTCCAGGTAA
- a CDS encoding phosphotransferase, translated as MGLVPAQAPPPMTPLAGGVSSDIWRVDLPAGTVCVKRALPRLKVAAVWEAPVERNRYEWEWLREAGRIAPSSVPRLVAHDIEAGCFVMGFLDPVTHPLWKAQLRDGVARETTARAVGKRLAAIHGATAGRADVRARFATDDIFYAIRLEPYLIATAARHPDLAERLHAVVARTAGTKHALVHGDVSPKNILIGPDGPIFLDAECAWYGDPAFDLAFCLNHLLLKCLWTPAATAAFLRSFDALAETYLAGVDWEARALLEERAANLLPGLFLARVDGKSPVEYITVEADRERVRRTARPLIANPPATLAAVREAWAEALPGSVQ; from the coding sequence ATGGGCCTCGTTCCGGCGCAGGCGCCGCCGCCGATGACGCCGCTCGCCGGCGGGGTCTCCTCGGACATCTGGCGGGTGGATCTGCCCGCCGGCACGGTGTGCGTGAAGCGGGCGCTACCCCGGCTGAAGGTCGCGGCCGTCTGGGAGGCGCCGGTCGAGCGGAACCGCTACGAATGGGAGTGGCTGCGCGAAGCCGGCCGGATCGCGCCGTCGAGCGTGCCGCGGCTGGTCGCGCACGACATCGAGGCGGGTTGCTTCGTGATGGGCTTCCTGGATCCGGTAACCCATCCGCTCTGGAAAGCCCAGCTCCGCGACGGCGTCGCCCGCGAGACCACCGCACGGGCCGTCGGGAAGCGCCTGGCCGCGATCCATGGCGCCACCGCCGGCCGCGCCGACGTCCGGGCGCGCTTCGCCACCGATGACATCTTCTACGCGATCCGGTTGGAGCCGTACCTGATCGCGACGGCGGCCCGGCACCCCGACCTCGCAGAACGGCTGCACGCCGTCGTCGCACGCACGGCGGGCACGAAGCATGCGCTGGTGCACGGCGACGTCAGTCCCAAGAACATTCTGATCGGGCCGGACGGTCCGATCTTCCTGGACGCCGAGTGCGCGTGGTACGGCGACCCCGCCTTCGACCTGGCCTTCTGCCTGAACCACCTGCTGCTCAAGTGCCTCTGGACGCCGGCGGCAACCGCCGCGTTCCTGCGATCGTTCGATGCGCTGGCAGAGACGTACCTCGCGGGTGTCGACTGGGAGGCGCGGGCCCTGCTCGAGGAGCGGGCGGCGAACCTGCTGCCGGGGCTGTTCCTCGCGCGCGTCGACGGCAAGTCGCCCGTCGAGTACATCACCGTGGAGGCGGACCGGGAGCGCGTGCGGCGGACGGCCCGGCCGCTGATCGCGAACCCGCCGGCAACCCTCGCCGCGGTGCGGGAGGCCTGGGCCGAGGCGCTGCCCGGGTCCGTGCAATGA
- a CDS encoding hydroxyacid dehydrogenase: MNVVYHYSAGPGLTTRLAELAREGLSVSVCAMSDHARFAELLPATEALWHLLEPVTAEVVTAAPRLRLVQKIGVGVNTIDLEAARARGVAVCNMPGTNTQAVVEMTLLLMLGALRRVSQLDAATRTGRGWELPADLQDHYGEVSGRTVGLVGFGAVPSRLAPVLHAMGARVLFASRSEKPAAVGERRPLADLLAESDVVSLHVPLTPDTERMIDAGAIARMKPGAVIVNTARGALIDEAALVDALRTGRIGAAGLDVFEAEPTPAGSALLALDNVVCTPHLAWLTRETLARSLAVAVENCRRLAAGAELLHRVV, from the coding sequence ATGAACGTCGTCTACCACTATTCGGCCGGCCCGGGCCTGACCACCCGGCTCGCGGAGCTCGCGCGCGAGGGACTGTCGGTCTCCGTCTGCGCGATGTCGGACCACGCGCGCTTCGCCGAGCTGCTGCCCGCGACCGAGGCGCTGTGGCATCTGCTCGAGCCGGTCACCGCGGAGGTCGTCACCGCGGCGCCTCGCCTGCGCCTCGTCCAGAAGATCGGGGTCGGCGTCAACACCATCGATCTGGAGGCGGCCCGGGCGCGCGGCGTCGCCGTATGCAACATGCCGGGCACGAACACGCAGGCCGTCGTCGAGATGACCCTGTTGTTGATGCTCGGCGCCCTGCGGCGCGTGAGCCAGCTCGACGCCGCGACCCGGACCGGGCGGGGCTGGGAGCTGCCCGCCGACCTCCAGGACCACTACGGGGAGGTGTCCGGCCGGACCGTCGGGCTGGTCGGATTCGGCGCCGTGCCGAGCCGGCTGGCGCCGGTGCTGCACGCGATGGGCGCGCGCGTCCTGTTCGCCAGCCGCAGCGAGAAGCCGGCGGCGGTGGGTGAGCGCCGGCCGCTCGCCGACCTGTTGGCGGAGAGCGACGTCGTCTCGCTGCATGTGCCGCTCACACCGGATACCGAGCGCATGATCGACGCAGGAGCCATCGCGCGCATGAAGCCGGGCGCGGTCATCGTCAACACGGCCCGCGGCGCGCTGATCGACGAAGCGGCGCTCGTCGATGCCCTGCGGACGGGGCGCATCGGCGCGGCCGGTCTCGACGTCTTCGAGGCCGAGCCGACGCCCGCCGGCAGCGCGCTGCTCGCGCTCGACAACGTGGTCTGCACGCCGCACCTCGCCTGGCTGACCCGCGAGACGCTGGCGCGGAGCCTGGCGGTCGCGGTCGAGAACTGCCGGCGGCTCGCAGCCGGAGCAGAACTCCTGCACCGGGTCGTGTAG